In the Ipomoea triloba cultivar NCNSP0323 chromosome 6, ASM357664v1 genome, one interval contains:
- the LOC116023832 gene encoding stigma-specific STIG1-like protein 3, which translates to MKPIKVVIAIAITVVISTALTMNSINDDNVDISEQKPPTTATATAARRASRFLAEQKNPRAADHCKNDDEICYVVEGNNSTCCNNKCMDLGYDRHNCGACKKKCKFTHSCCRGECVNLAYDKRHCGECNNRCMPGGFCIYGLCNYA; encoded by the coding sequence ATGAAGCCAATCAAAGTAGTTATCGCCATTGCCATTACAGTGGTGATAAGCACCGCACTCACGATGAACAGCATCAACGACGACAACGTGGACATATCCGAACAGAAACCACCGACAACAGCAACGGCAACGGCGGCAAGAAGAGCGAGCCGTTTCCTGGCGGAGCAGAAGAACCCGAGAGCGGCGGACCACTGCAAGAACGACGACGAGATCTGCTATGTGGTGGAAGGGAACAACTCCACGTGCTGCAACAACAAGTGCATGGACTTGGGCTACGATAGACACAACTGCGGTGCATGCAAGAAGAAATGCAAGTTCACGCATTCGTGTTGCAGAGGGGAGTGCGTGAACCTGGCGTATGATAAGCGCCACTGCGGGGAATGCAACAATCGCTGCATGCCTGGAGGTTTCTGTATATACGGCCTCTGCAATTATGCCTAA
- the LOC116023831 gene encoding trihelix transcription factor ASIL2-like → MEDNEEMRSRDSSASPASPRSDGRIAVTVAVSAPPQGGSKALAVALPVQQQSKAAGGGREDCWSESATAVLIDAWGERYLELSRGNLKQKHWKDIAEIVNGRGEDFTKIPKSDIQCKNRIDTVKKKFKLEKAKISAGHGPSKWAFFDKMDWLIGPAAAKIAGSAEPPANHKVPMGIPMGARSAPPLRQHQPSPPPQKPKHAFDRKPPAAYSDSSDSETEGSADSFPPAPNDRKRPRIDRREFMNSSFVKPEIQGSIGIGTGIGNEKHQNWGKSMGELSEAILKFGEAYERTESARIQQMVEMEKQRMKFAKEMELQRMQFFMKTQMDLSMLQTRSRPIKKSNKNTAKNTNISTGNIN, encoded by the coding sequence ATGGAGGACAACGAGGAGATGCGGTCTCGGGATTCGTCGGCGTCTCCGGCGTCGCCGAGATCGGACGGGAGGATAGCGGTGACGGTAGCTGTGTCGGCGCCGCCGCAGGGCGGCAGCAAGGCGTTGGCCGTGGCTTTACCCGTGCAGCAGCAGAGTAAAGCGGCGGGCGGCGGCAGGGAGGATTGCTGGAGCGAGAGTGCTACGGCGGTGCTAATTGATGCGTGGGGGGAGCGGTATCTGGAGCTGAGCAGGGGGAATTTGAAGCAGAAGCACTGGAAAGACATTGCGGAGATTGTGAACGGGCGGGGGGAGGATTTTACGAAAATCCCTAAATCTGATATTCAGTGTAAGAATCGGATCGACACCGTGAAGAAGAAATTCAAGCTGGAGAAGGCGAAGATTTCGGCTGGGCATGGGCCAAGCAAGTGGGCTTTCTTTGACAAGATGGACTGGTTGATCGGTCCCGCCGCCGCTAAGATCGCCGGAAGTGCCGAACCTCCGGCGAACCACAAGGTGCCCATGGGGATCCCCATGGGAGCTAGGTCAGCTCCCCCTCTCCGCCAACACCAACCTTCCCCGCCGCCACAAAAGCCAAAACACGCTTTCGACAGAAAACCTCCGGCGGCGTATTCCGACTCCTCCGACTCAGAAACTGAGGGCTCAGCCGATAGCTTCCCCCCAGCCCCCAACGACAGAAAGCGGCCGAGGATTGACCGGCGGGAATTCATGAATTCCAGTTTCGTCAAGCCTGAAATTCAGGGATCAATTGGAATTGGAACTGGAATTGGAAACGAGAAACATCAAAATTGGGGGAAATCAATGGGGGAATTGAGTGAAGCGATCTTGAAATTCGGGGAAGCATACGAGCGCACGGAGAGCGCGAGGATACAGCAGATGGTGGAGATGGAGAAACAGAGGATGAAGTTCGCCAAAGAAATGGAGTTGCAGAGAATGCAGTTCTTCATGAAAACCCAGATGGATCTCTCGATGCTTCAAACCCGGAGCCGCCCAATAAAGAAGTCTAACAAAAACACCGCCAAGAACACCAACATCTCCACCGGTAACATTAACTAG
- the LOC116023612 gene encoding mitogen-activated protein kinase kinase kinase 18-like produces the protein MEWIRGPTIGRGSSATVSLATAAVPGHHFAVKSTHLSSSGMLQREKDILSHFDSPYVVKCLGCDISYEHNNALYNLFLEYVPGGTLSDLAKRGRFSEAMVQFYAHQILLGIDFLHSMGFVHCDIKGQNLLVSGDYSVVKIGDLGCGRFLENGEESSSSAFSGTPAFMAPEVAKGEEQGFPADIWAFGCTVIEMATGSAPWQDMNDPVSALYRIANSGDVPEFPRWFSGEAKEFLGKCLDRDAKRRWTAAELLQHPFLRSISSNSVTFKEFVGEFVRNSPTSVMDQAVWNSVEISRSFCKSTATAGFPANRIGRLIIQAGGEGLPDWEEDGGWMTVRDNQEEELTDSEPILISILCPEDLESSIIVNEAPLFDSPDDDEISVNDRVNPRTNIVLSCENFRDAFVSWIQDFDDNIILKTSFSSKALCFLIQKHPQALIPFTPICPKYQVSDVVLDPRFFCISLYLQATKFTIA, from the coding sequence ATGGAGTGGATTAGAGGTCCCACCATAGGCCGGGGCTCCTCCGCCACCGTTTCCCTCGCCACCGCCGCCGTCCCCGGCCACCACTTCGCCGTTAAGTCCACCCACTTATCTTCTTCCGGCATGCTGCAAAGGGAAAAGGATATACTTTCCCACTTCGATTCTCCCTACGTTGTTAAGTGCTTAGGATGTGACATTTCGTACGAGCACAACAATGCTTTGTACAATCTTTTCTTGGAGTATGTTCCCGGCGGGACTCTCTCCGATCTGGCAAAACGGGGTCGTTTCAGCGAGGCCATGGTTCAATTTTACGCCCATCAAATCTTATTGGGGATTGATTTTCTTCACTCTATGGGTTTTGTGCACTGTGATATAAAGGGGCAGAATTTATTGGTTAGTGGGGATTATAGCGTTGTTAAGATTGGGGATTTGGGGTGCGGGAGGTTCTTGGAAAACGGAGAAGAGTCTTCGAGTTCGGCATTTTCCGGCACGCCGGCGTTCATGGCGCCGGAGGTGGCGAAAGGGGAGGAGCAGGGTTTTCCGGCGGATATTTGGGCGTTTGGATGCACGGTGATTGAAATGGCCACCGGGTCTGCTCCTTGGCAGGACATGAACGACCCTGTTTCTGCCCTGTACAGAATCGCGAATTCCGGCGACGTCCCGGAGTTTCCGCGGTGGTTTTCCGGCGAGGCTAAGGAATTCCTCGGAAAATGCTTGGATCGAGACGCTAAACGGCGGTGGACGGCGGCGGAGCTTCTTCAACATCCGTTTCTGCGGAGTATAAGCTCAAACTCCGTGACATTTAAAGAATTTGTGGGCGAATTTGTCAGAAATTCTCCGACGAGTGTGATGGACCAAGCGGTTTGGAATTCCGTCGAGATTTCACGATCTTTTTGTAAGTCAACGGCCACGGCCGGTTTTCCGGCGAACCGGATCGGACGCCTGATTATTCAGGCCGGCGGCGAAGGACTACCGGACTGGGAAGAGGACGGCGGTTGGATGACAGTTAGAGACAACCAAGAAGAGGAATTAACCGATTCGGAAccaattttgatttcaattctttGTCCAGAAGATCTGGAGAGCTCAATTATTGTTAATGAAGCTCCGTTATTTGATTCTcctgatgatgatgagattAGCGTTAATGATAGGGTTAATCCTAGGACAAATATTGTATTGTCCTGTGAAAATTTTAGAGATGCTTTTGTATCATGGATCCAAGATTTTGATGACAACATAATATTAAAAACTTCATTTTCTTCTAAAGCTCTCTGCTTTCTCATTCAAAAACACCCTCAAGCTCTGATTCCTTTCACACCCATTTGCCCCAAATACCAGGTGTCCGATGTTGTTTTAGACCCTAGATTCTTTTGTATCTCGCTTTATTTACAAGCTACAAAGTTCACAATTGCTTAA
- the LOC116022967 gene encoding dihydrolipoyllysine-residue succinyltransferase component of 2-oxoglutarate dehydrogenase complex 1, mitochondrial-like codes for MLGVLRRKVASGATSAWALGKSLHTVRPGFLTPRACSVVAEEILIHPIGCGQARNFCHLNLPGNSMNLRAQRGAISNLHPGVTLQIWNRAFCSSGADLVDAVVPHMGESITDGTLATFLKKPGDRVEVDEAIAQVETDKVTIDVTSPEAGVIQEYVVKEGDTVEPGTKVAIISKSSGGVDHVAPSEKPSGKDTPQSSSIDEQKEKPKPKVEAPPVKEIPKETKAPSPKRSATEPQLPPKERERRVPMTRLRKRVATRLKDSQNTFALLTTFNEVDMTNLMKLRSEYKDAFVEKHGVKLGLMSGFIKAAVSALQNQPIVNAVIDGDDIIYRDYIDISIAVGTPKGLVVPVIREADKMNFADIEKTINALAKKANDGSISIDEMAGGSFTISNGGVYGSLLSTPIINPPQSAILGMHSIVNRPMVVGGNIVSRPMMYIALTYDHRLIDGREAVFFLRRIKDVVEDPRRLLLDI; via the exons ATGTTGGGCGTTTTACGGCGTAAAGTCGCTTCCGGCGCCACATCTGCTTGG GCATTAGGAAAATCGCTGCATACCGTTCGACCTGGATTTTTGACCCCAAGAGCTTGCTCCGTTGTGGCTGAAGAG ATATTAATTCATCCAATAGGATGTGGTCAAGCTCGAAATTTCTGCCACCTCAATTTACCAG GGAACTCAATGAATTTGCGAGCACAAAG GGGAGCTATATCTAATCTTCATCCAGGTGTAACACTACAGATTTGGAATAGAGCATTTTGTTCAAGTGGAG CTGATCTGGTTGATGCTGTTGTTCCACATATGGGTGAATCCATAACTGATGGCACACTTGCTACATTCTTGAAGA AACCCGGTGATAGAGTAGAAGTTGATGAGGCAATTGCTCAGGTTGAAACAGATAAG GTAACAATTGATGTTACCAGTCCTGAAGCCGGTGTAATACAGGAG tatGTAGTCAAGGAAGGGGATACTGTGGAACCAGGTACCAAGGTTGCTATCATTTCAAAATCTAGTGGAGGTGTGGATCATGTGGCTCCATCTGAGAAGCCATCTGGAAAAGATACCCCACAGTCATCTTCAATTGATGAACAGAAAGAGAAACCCAAGCCGAAAGTTGAAGCTCCTCCTGTCAAGGAAATTCCCAAGGAAACTAAAGCTCCTTCCCCCAAACGCTCTGCTACAGAACCTCAGCTTCCTCCTAAAGAAAGAGAAAGACGG GTTCCTATGACCAGGCTCAGAAAAAGAGTTGCCACTCGTTTGAAGGACTCACAGAACACATTTGCATTGTTGACAACTTTCAATGAAGTTGATAT GACTAATTTGATGAAACTCCGTTCTGAATACAAGGATGCTTTTGTTGAAAAGCATGGGGTGAAGCTAGGTCTTATGTCTGGGTTTATTAAA GCTGCAGTTAGCGCACTCCAGAATCAGCCAATAGTTAATGCAGTTATTGATGGTGATGACATTATATATAGAGACTACATAGACATCAGTATAGCTGTTGGCACCCCAAAG GGTCTTGTTGTCCCAGTTATCCGCGAAGCTGACAAGATGAACTTTGCTGATATAGAGAAGACAATTAATGCACTGGCTAAAAAGGCTAATGACGGAAGTATATCTATTGATGAGATGGCTGGCGGATCATTCACGATATCAAATGGTGGTGTCTATGGAAGTCTTCTGAGTACCCCCATCATCAATCCGCCTCAG TCCGCCATCCTGGGCATGCACTCAATTGTGAACCGTCCAATGGTCGTGGGAGGCAACATTGTATCTAGACCAATGATGTACATTGCCTTGACTTACGATCATAGGCTGATTGATGGAAGAGAGGCAGTGTTCTTTTTGAGAAGGATTAAAGATGTGGTTGAAGATCCTCGCCGCTTGCTCCTTGACATATGA
- the LOC116023022 gene encoding uncharacterized protein LOC116023022: protein MNSISIHSPILPRFPQPTSTFMHQLTNAATTLRFPNNASTAHFHGCKPPAAAATPSSLFLAAAVPPATSGDYTVLLQTGGLLFFMYLVTNFLVPTLVFKDVKDDGSDKDKEEQY from the exons ATGAACTCCATTAGTATTCATTCTCCAATCCTTCCCAGATTCCCACAACCCACCTCCACGTTCATGCATCAACTCACAAACGCCGCTACGACGCTTCGCTTCCCCAACAACGCCTCCACCGCTCATTTCCACGGCTGCAAGCCGCCTGCCGCCGCCGCAACTCCGTCTTCCCTGTTTCTAGCGGCCGCCGTTCCGCCAGCCACCTCCGGGGACTATACAGTTCTGCTCCAGACAGg CGGATTGCTGTTCTTCATGTATTTGGTTACCAACTTTTTGGTGCCTACTTTGGTCTTCAAGGATGTTAAGGACGACGGGTCGGACAAGGACAAAGAAGAACAATATTAA
- the LOC116022234 gene encoding bromodomain-containing protein DDB_G0270170-like isoform X2, with translation MGQMVKKKKKGRPSKADLAARRSSGSAAEKSDGELRRSGRRRNVRYAFEIDDYLDDDEYFVDEDEEEEDESRREKKLKLLLKLQNMEGSGGGGGVAESTPSPTRHVRHAPTASGSSSDFGKPSKIRKIDGDEEYEENDGGDDGDTENDGDEGRGRKPERKTISTTAEHPSGIPLPDKKTLELILNKLQKKDIYGVYAEPVDPEELPDYHDVIEHPMDFQTVKNKLGNGSYATLEQFESDVFLICSNAMQYNAPDTIYYKQARTIQELAEKKFQKLRINFERTENTKSEQKPKSSTAVKKVMKKPIGWMVQKPVGSDFFSGATLATAGDIQNGSNAFHLGGSERPSSIDRLIERNSSAVDNNMDKEESHLGKALSRFGRKAAVPDENRRATYNITSQPVTNLESIFTTFDGESKQLVPVGLYTDYSYARSLARYAATLGPNVWKVASRRIEQALPPGFKFGRGWVGECEELPTPVLMPENYTLKEPAFLAKFVHRTDAEKDKFVNPASSKENPVKGPKTEGQLPYFGSSGTKPTADNSPNISINGRNELPVSDANIGSNAFVTGNSGNKPSGSASPKYHQQNSQPQNFIKSEKKVVKHVELNSVPLANERNANFSSQSQVTKSVAVPGSRSFETVPMNINMLSSGSYKQLNINSVSAGVPDGKSPNNGFDSNGTVRQPSNDFVNSMNKAATLFANGQGQGLSDPVRRMMLSEKNPNQQKSSSQQARVDVPPVSPATVSLPKDGPNNAASAAARAWMSIGEASYKQAGENINSQNNQISPGSTHNPRDFQSQFRGELPAHGMYIQPGKGNFPFPFHAFVPHPARVGTEGQSPYEPMVFPQSVPADLSRFQMQQSSRPNLNAPAPPRQKRESVPPDLNVSFQSSGSPGRPSGVLVDSQHPDLALQL, from the exons ATGGGACAGAtggtaaagaagaagaagaaggggcgGCCGTCGAAGGCAGATCTCGCCGCGCGCCGTAGCTCCGGTTCCGCGGCGGAGAAGTCGGACGGAGAGCTCCGGCGGAGCGGCCGGCGGCGGAATGTCAGGTACGCTTTTGAGATCGACGATTACCTCGACGATGACGAGTACTTCGTGGACGaggatgaggaggaggaggacgaGAGCAGGAGGGAGAAGAAGCTCAAGCTCTTACTTAAGCTCCAAAATATGGAAGgtagcggcggcggcggcggtgtgGCTGAGTCGACACCGAGTCCGACTCGGCACGTACGTCACGCGCCTACCGCGTCTGGATCTTCCTCCGACTTCGGCAAGCCATCAAAGATAAGGAAAATCGACGGCGATGAAGAATACGAGGAAAATGACGGCGGCGATGATGGCGATACCGAAAATGATGGCGATGAG GGACGAGGAAGAAAGCCGGAGAGGAAAACAATTAGCACTACGGCAG AGCATCCATCCGGGATTCCATTGCCAGATAAGAAGACATTAGAATTAATCCTCAATAAGCTTCAGAA GAAAGATATTTATGGTGTATATGCTGAGCCAGTTGATCCTGAAGAG CTTCCAGATTATCATGATGTGATCGAGCATCCAATGGACTTCCAAACCGTGAAGAATAAATTGGGAAATGGATCATATGCAACCTTGGAACAATTTGAG AGTGATGTCTTTTTGATCTGTTCAAACGCGATGCAATACAATGCGCCAGATACAATATACTATAAACAA GCCCGTACCATCCAAGAGCTAGCTGAAAAGAAATTTCAGAAGTTACGAATCAACTTTGAACGCACAGAAAACACCAAGTCAGAACAGAAGCCAAAGTCCAGCACTGCTGTGAAAAAGGTTATGAAGAAGCCGATTGGCTGGATGGTTCAGAAACCCGTTGGGTCTGATTTCTTCTCCGGTGCCACTCTTGCAACTGCTGGAGATATCCAGAATGGTTCAAATGCATTCCATTTGGGCGGCTCTGAAAGACCCAGCAGCATTGACCGGCTTATTGAGAGAAACTCTTCTGCAGTTGACAATAACATGGACAAGGAAGAATCACATTTAG GGAAGGCACTTTCAAGATTTGGAAGAAAAGCAGCTGTCCCTGATGAAAACCGTCGCGCAACCTATAACATAACTTCTCAACCTGTTACCAATTTAGAATCTATATTTACAACATTTGATGGGGAAAGCAAACAACTGGTTCCT gTGGGGCTTTACACTGATTATTCCTATGCAAGGAGCCTAGCTCGATATGCTGCAACTCTTGGGCCTAATGTCTGGAAAGTTGCATCAAGGAGGATTGAGCAAGCACTGCCTCCTGGTTTCAAATTTGGTCGTGGATGGGTTGGGGAATGTGAAGAACTTCCTACTCCTGTATTGATGCCTGAGAACTATACCCTGAAGGAACCGGCTTTTCTTGCCAAATTCGTGCACAGAACTGATGCTGAAAAGGATAAGTTTGTGAACCCAGCTTCTTCAAAAGAGAACCCAGTCAAGGGACCGAAAACAGAAGGACAATTGCCTTATTTTGGTTCATCTGGAACAAAACCTACTGCAGATAATAGCCCCAATATCTCTATTAATGGGAGGAATGAGCTGCCTGTTAGTGATGCCAATATTGGAAGCAATGCATTTGTAACTGGTAATTCTGGAAACAAACCATCTGGTTCTGCTAGTCCCAAATACCACCAGCAAAACTCACAACCCCAAAATTTTATCAAGTCTGAGAAAAAGGTTGTGAAGCATGTTGAGTTAAATTCTGTACCACTAGCTAATGAAAGGAATGCCAACTTTTCTTCACAGAGTCAGGTGACCAAAAGCGTTGCAGTACCTGGGTCAAGATCATTTGAGACGGTTCCAATGAACATAAATATGCTGTCTTCTGGGTCTTATAAGCAGCTGAATATCAATAGTGTTTCTGCTGGAGTACCTGATGGTAAAAGCCCAAATAATGGTTTTGATAGTAATGGAACAGTTCGGCAGCCCTCTAATGATTTTGTTAATAGCATGAACAAAGCTGCGACTTTATTTGCAAATGGACAAGGGCAGGGCCTCAGTGATCCTGTGCGACGGATGATGTTATCTGAAAAGAATCCAAATCAACAGAAGTCTTCTTCACAGCAGGCCAGAGTTGATGTGCCTCCAGTTTCCCCTGCCACTGTGTCTTTGCCAAAAGATGGTCCAAATAACGCTGCATCTGCTGCCGCTCGTGCATGGATGTCAATCGGGGAAGCAAGTTATAAACAGGCTGGTGAAAATATAAACTCCCAAAATAATCAGATATCTCCAGGATCTACCCATAATCCTCGTGATTTCCAGTCACAATTTCGGGGAGAACTTCCTGCACATGGAATGTACATCCAACCTGGTAAGGGAaattttccatttccatttcatGCCTTTGTGCCCCATCCTGCCAGGGTAGGAACTGAAGGTCAATCACCCTATGAACCCATGGTTTTCCCACAATCAGTGCCTGCTGACTTGTCTAGGTTCCAAATGCAACAATCTTCCAGGCCAAATCTCAATGCACCTGCTCCACCACGACAGAAACGGGAATCAGTCCCTCCCGACCTAAACGTTAGTTTTCAGTCTTCTGGATCTCCTGGCAGACCCTCTGGTGTTTTGGTTGATTCTCAGCACCCAGACCTGGCCTTGCAACTTTGA
- the LOC116022234 gene encoding bromodomain-containing protein DDB_G0270170-like isoform X1, whose protein sequence is MGQMVKKKKKGRPSKADLAARRSSGSAAEKSDGELRRSGRRRNVRYAFEIDDYLDDDEYFVDEDEEEEDESRREKKLKLLLKLQNMEGSGGGGGVAESTPSPTRHVRHAPTASGSSSDFGKPSKIRKIDGDEEYEENDGGDDGDTENDGDEGRGRKPERKTISTTAGTLSEHPSGIPLPDKKTLELILNKLQKKDIYGVYAEPVDPEELPDYHDVIEHPMDFQTVKNKLGNGSYATLEQFESDVFLICSNAMQYNAPDTIYYKQARTIQELAEKKFQKLRINFERTENTKSEQKPKSSTAVKKVMKKPIGWMVQKPVGSDFFSGATLATAGDIQNGSNAFHLGGSERPSSIDRLIERNSSAVDNNMDKEESHLGKALSRFGRKAAVPDENRRATYNITSQPVTNLESIFTTFDGESKQLVPVGLYTDYSYARSLARYAATLGPNVWKVASRRIEQALPPGFKFGRGWVGECEELPTPVLMPENYTLKEPAFLAKFVHRTDAEKDKFVNPASSKENPVKGPKTEGQLPYFGSSGTKPTADNSPNISINGRNELPVSDANIGSNAFVTGNSGNKPSGSASPKYHQQNSQPQNFIKSEKKVVKHVELNSVPLANERNANFSSQSQVTKSVAVPGSRSFETVPMNINMLSSGSYKQLNINSVSAGVPDGKSPNNGFDSNGTVRQPSNDFVNSMNKAATLFANGQGQGLSDPVRRMMLSEKNPNQQKSSSQQARVDVPPVSPATVSLPKDGPNNAASAAARAWMSIGEASYKQAGENINSQNNQISPGSTHNPRDFQSQFRGELPAHGMYIQPGKGNFPFPFHAFVPHPARVGTEGQSPYEPMVFPQSVPADLSRFQMQQSSRPNLNAPAPPRQKRESVPPDLNVSFQSSGSPGRPSGVLVDSQHPDLALQL, encoded by the exons ATGGGACAGAtggtaaagaagaagaagaaggggcgGCCGTCGAAGGCAGATCTCGCCGCGCGCCGTAGCTCCGGTTCCGCGGCGGAGAAGTCGGACGGAGAGCTCCGGCGGAGCGGCCGGCGGCGGAATGTCAGGTACGCTTTTGAGATCGACGATTACCTCGACGATGACGAGTACTTCGTGGACGaggatgaggaggaggaggacgaGAGCAGGAGGGAGAAGAAGCTCAAGCTCTTACTTAAGCTCCAAAATATGGAAGgtagcggcggcggcggcggtgtgGCTGAGTCGACACCGAGTCCGACTCGGCACGTACGTCACGCGCCTACCGCGTCTGGATCTTCCTCCGACTTCGGCAAGCCATCAAAGATAAGGAAAATCGACGGCGATGAAGAATACGAGGAAAATGACGGCGGCGATGATGGCGATACCGAAAATGATGGCGATGAG GGACGAGGAAGAAAGCCGGAGAGGAAAACAATTAGCACTACGGCAG GGACATTATCAGAGCATCCATCCGGGATTCCATTGCCAGATAAGAAGACATTAGAATTAATCCTCAATAAGCTTCAGAA GAAAGATATTTATGGTGTATATGCTGAGCCAGTTGATCCTGAAGAG CTTCCAGATTATCATGATGTGATCGAGCATCCAATGGACTTCCAAACCGTGAAGAATAAATTGGGAAATGGATCATATGCAACCTTGGAACAATTTGAG AGTGATGTCTTTTTGATCTGTTCAAACGCGATGCAATACAATGCGCCAGATACAATATACTATAAACAA GCCCGTACCATCCAAGAGCTAGCTGAAAAGAAATTTCAGAAGTTACGAATCAACTTTGAACGCACAGAAAACACCAAGTCAGAACAGAAGCCAAAGTCCAGCACTGCTGTGAAAAAGGTTATGAAGAAGCCGATTGGCTGGATGGTTCAGAAACCCGTTGGGTCTGATTTCTTCTCCGGTGCCACTCTTGCAACTGCTGGAGATATCCAGAATGGTTCAAATGCATTCCATTTGGGCGGCTCTGAAAGACCCAGCAGCATTGACCGGCTTATTGAGAGAAACTCTTCTGCAGTTGACAATAACATGGACAAGGAAGAATCACATTTAG GGAAGGCACTTTCAAGATTTGGAAGAAAAGCAGCTGTCCCTGATGAAAACCGTCGCGCAACCTATAACATAACTTCTCAACCTGTTACCAATTTAGAATCTATATTTACAACATTTGATGGGGAAAGCAAACAACTGGTTCCT gTGGGGCTTTACACTGATTATTCCTATGCAAGGAGCCTAGCTCGATATGCTGCAACTCTTGGGCCTAATGTCTGGAAAGTTGCATCAAGGAGGATTGAGCAAGCACTGCCTCCTGGTTTCAAATTTGGTCGTGGATGGGTTGGGGAATGTGAAGAACTTCCTACTCCTGTATTGATGCCTGAGAACTATACCCTGAAGGAACCGGCTTTTCTTGCCAAATTCGTGCACAGAACTGATGCTGAAAAGGATAAGTTTGTGAACCCAGCTTCTTCAAAAGAGAACCCAGTCAAGGGACCGAAAACAGAAGGACAATTGCCTTATTTTGGTTCATCTGGAACAAAACCTACTGCAGATAATAGCCCCAATATCTCTATTAATGGGAGGAATGAGCTGCCTGTTAGTGATGCCAATATTGGAAGCAATGCATTTGTAACTGGTAATTCTGGAAACAAACCATCTGGTTCTGCTAGTCCCAAATACCACCAGCAAAACTCACAACCCCAAAATTTTATCAAGTCTGAGAAAAAGGTTGTGAAGCATGTTGAGTTAAATTCTGTACCACTAGCTAATGAAAGGAATGCCAACTTTTCTTCACAGAGTCAGGTGACCAAAAGCGTTGCAGTACCTGGGTCAAGATCATTTGAGACGGTTCCAATGAACATAAATATGCTGTCTTCTGGGTCTTATAAGCAGCTGAATATCAATAGTGTTTCTGCTGGAGTACCTGATGGTAAAAGCCCAAATAATGGTTTTGATAGTAATGGAACAGTTCGGCAGCCCTCTAATGATTTTGTTAATAGCATGAACAAAGCTGCGACTTTATTTGCAAATGGACAAGGGCAGGGCCTCAGTGATCCTGTGCGACGGATGATGTTATCTGAAAAGAATCCAAATCAACAGAAGTCTTCTTCACAGCAGGCCAGAGTTGATGTGCCTCCAGTTTCCCCTGCCACTGTGTCTTTGCCAAAAGATGGTCCAAATAACGCTGCATCTGCTGCCGCTCGTGCATGGATGTCAATCGGGGAAGCAAGTTATAAACAGGCTGGTGAAAATATAAACTCCCAAAATAATCAGATATCTCCAGGATCTACCCATAATCCTCGTGATTTCCAGTCACAATTTCGGGGAGAACTTCCTGCACATGGAATGTACATCCAACCTGGTAAGGGAaattttccatttccatttcatGCCTTTGTGCCCCATCCTGCCAGGGTAGGAACTGAAGGTCAATCACCCTATGAACCCATGGTTTTCCCACAATCAGTGCCTGCTGACTTGTCTAGGTTCCAAATGCAACAATCTTCCAGGCCAAATCTCAATGCACCTGCTCCACCACGACAGAAACGGGAATCAGTCCCTCCCGACCTAAACGTTAGTTTTCAGTCTTCTGGATCTCCTGGCAGACCCTCTGGTGTTTTGGTTGATTCTCAGCACCCAGACCTGGCCTTGCAACTTTGA
- the LOC116021945 gene encoding autophagy-related protein 8C-like, with translation MAKSSFKLEHPLERRQAEAARIREKYPDRIPVIVEKAERSDIPDIDKKKYLVPADLTVGQFVYVVRKRIKLSAEKAIFIFVKNILPPTAAMMSAIYDEHKDEDGFLYMTYSGENTFGSF, from the exons ATGGCCAAGAGTTCTTTCAAGTTGGAACACCCTCTAG AGAGGCGACAGGCAGAAGCTGCTCGCATCAGAGAGAAGTATCCTGATAGAATTCCA GTCATTGTGGAGAAGGCTGAAAGGAGTGACATCCCTGACATTGACAAGAAGAA GTATCTTGTTCCTGCTGATCTGACTGTTGGGCAATTTGTGTATGTTGTTCGAAAGAGGATAAAGCTAAGTGCTGAGAAGGCCATTTTTATCTTTGTGAAAAACATCCTTCCTCCCACTG CTGCTATGATGTCCGCAATTTATGACGAACACAAGGATGAGGATGGCTTCCTCTACATGACTTATAGTGGAGAGAACACCTTTGGATCCTTCTGA